The following proteins are co-located in the Paraburkholderia phytofirmans PsJN genome:
- a CDS encoding aminotransferase gives MKIKDFGVERWMDLYENQCTYNLAETCVESLTVDQLLTLANKQDSILDELRGLKLTYGAIEGSVRLREAISAMYARQSPENLIVTHGAIGGNALVYETLVEPDDTVISVLPTYQQHYSIPESYGADVRILKLREENRFLPDLAELRSLVNDKTRLIAINNPNNPTGSLMDEAFLAEVGEIARSCGAYVLCDEVYRGTDQEGSGYTASIADLYERGISTGSMSKTYSLAGLRLGWIAGPKDLIRAVAIHRDYNTISVGMIDDHFASIALENRAAILARNQDIVRTNLAIVDAWIAKEPAMSYIKPKSGTTALLKYDLPMSSLEFCTELIEQTGVMLTPGSALDMEGYVRLGYANNRDVLETGLGKISEFLARRRA, from the coding sequence ATGAAGATCAAGGACTTCGGCGTCGAACGCTGGATGGACCTGTACGAAAACCAGTGTACTTACAACCTGGCGGAAACCTGCGTGGAATCGCTGACGGTCGATCAGTTGCTGACGCTCGCGAACAAACAGGACAGCATTCTCGACGAACTCCGCGGGCTCAAGCTGACCTACGGCGCGATCGAGGGATCGGTCCGCTTGCGCGAAGCGATCTCGGCCATGTACGCGCGCCAGTCGCCGGAAAACCTGATCGTGACGCACGGCGCCATCGGCGGCAACGCGCTGGTGTACGAAACCCTGGTCGAGCCTGACGACACGGTGATCTCGGTTCTACCGACCTACCAGCAGCACTATTCGATTCCCGAGAGCTACGGCGCCGACGTGCGGATTCTGAAGCTGCGTGAAGAGAACCGGTTTCTGCCGGATCTCGCCGAATTGCGCAGTCTCGTCAATGACAAAACGCGGCTCATCGCGATCAACAATCCCAACAATCCCACCGGTTCCCTGATGGACGAGGCGTTCCTCGCCGAGGTCGGCGAAATTGCGCGTTCGTGCGGAGCGTATGTGCTATGCGACGAGGTGTATCGCGGCACGGATCAGGAAGGCAGCGGTTATACCGCTTCGATTGCGGATCTGTACGAGCGCGGCATTAGTACTGGCAGCATGTCCAAAACGTACTCGCTCGCGGGTTTGCGGCTCGGCTGGATCGCCGGCCCGAAGGATCTGATTCGCGCCGTGGCGATTCATCGTGACTACAACACGATCAGCGTCGGCATGATCGACGATCATTTTGCTTCCATTGCGCTGGAAAACCGTGCGGCGATTCTGGCGCGCAACCAAGATATCGTGCGCACTAATCTGGCGATCGTCGACGCATGGATCGCCAAAGAACCGGCGATGTCTTATATCAAGCCCAAGTCCGGAACCACGGCGCTGCTGAAGTACGACCTGCCGATGTCGTCGCTCGAATTCTGCACTGAACTGATCGAACAAACCGGCGTGATGCTGACACCGGGCAGTGCGCTCGACATGGAAGGTTATGTGCGCCTCGGGTACGCCAACAACCGCGACGTGCTCGAAACGGGGCTTGGCAAAATTTCAGAATTTCTCGCGAGGCGTCGAGCCTGA
- a CDS encoding NAD(P)/FAD-dependent oxidoreductase encodes MDFDVIVLGAGIVGVSSALHLQDRGRRVALVDRRGPGEETSFGNAGLIESSSVVPYAFPRNLGTLLRYARNRSTDLYWDYRALPSFAGWLARFWWESSPERLMAAAHDMLPLMRHSVAEHDVLIARAGLEQLASDKGWIEAFRTPAEFSRQSAAAEVTANTYGLRVTTLDAAALAAREPGVAEGFCGALHWQDPKSIVNPGALTQGYARLFEESGGALLTGDATTLKAEGGAWTVQTSSGRISAKEVVVALGPWSDRVFAPLGYRIPLRAKRGYHMHYQPTQPMLSTPLVDSQQGYVVAPMQGRLRLTTGVEIARREAAPTGVQLERAERTARPTFGLGARLDEHPWLGLRPCTPDMRPVIGPAPRHRGLWFAFGHNHHGLTLGPVTGRLLAEMMTGAEPFVDARPFRPERFR; translated from the coding sequence ATGGATTTCGATGTCATCGTGCTGGGTGCGGGAATCGTCGGCGTGTCGTCCGCGCTGCACTTGCAGGATCGCGGCCGCCGGGTGGCGCTGGTCGACCGGCGTGGTCCGGGTGAAGAGACCAGTTTCGGCAACGCCGGGCTGATCGAAAGTTCGTCCGTCGTTCCGTACGCTTTTCCGCGCAATCTCGGCACGCTGCTGCGTTATGCGCGCAATCGCTCGACCGACCTTTACTGGGACTATCGCGCGCTGCCGTCTTTTGCCGGTTGGCTCGCGCGCTTCTGGTGGGAGTCGTCACCCGAACGGCTGATGGCCGCGGCGCACGATATGCTGCCTCTGATGCGGCACAGCGTGGCAGAGCACGATGTGCTGATCGCGCGCGCCGGTCTCGAACAGCTAGCGAGCGACAAAGGCTGGATCGAGGCGTTTCGCACGCCGGCGGAATTCTCGCGGCAATCCGCGGCGGCCGAAGTTACGGCAAATACTTATGGGTTGCGTGTGACGACGCTCGACGCGGCAGCGCTGGCCGCGCGTGAGCCCGGCGTCGCAGAGGGATTTTGCGGAGCGTTGCATTGGCAGGATCCGAAGAGCATCGTCAACCCCGGCGCGTTGACGCAAGGTTATGCACGGCTGTTCGAGGAGAGCGGCGGCGCGCTGTTGACCGGCGACGCGACCACGCTGAAGGCGGAAGGCGGCGCGTGGACCGTGCAGACTTCGTCGGGCAGGATCAGCGCGAAAGAGGTCGTCGTCGCGCTGGGCCCGTGGTCGGATCGGGTATTCGCGCCGCTCGGATATCGCATTCCACTGCGTGCGAAACGCGGCTATCACATGCACTACCAACCCACACAACCCATGCTGTCGACGCCGCTCGTCGACTCGCAGCAGGGTTACGTGGTGGCGCCGATGCAAGGCCGCTTGCGGCTCACGACAGGCGTCGAAATAGCCCGGCGCGAGGCGGCGCCGACAGGCGTGCAACTGGAGCGGGCGGAGCGTACTGCCAGACCGACATTCGGTCTCGGCGCGCGGCTCGACGAACATCCATGGCTCGGCTTGCGGCCGTGCACGCCCGACATGCGCCCGGTCATCGGGCCCGCGCCGCGCCATCGGGGGCTCTGGTTCGCGTTTGGCCACAACCATCATGGCTTGACGCTCGGTCCGGTGACGGGGCGTTTGCTGGCGGAGATGATGACGGGCGCCGAGCCTTTTGTGGATGCGCGTCCATTTCGTCCCGAGCGGTTCCGCTAG
- a CDS encoding ABC transporter substrate-binding protein, whose protein sequence is MLQKLSLSVFVAAALLGSVGTVSAETQNTLRFGIEAAYPPFESKSPTGQLEGFDVDVGNAVCAKMGVKCEWVENAFDGLIPALQARKFDAINSAMNITDKRKQTIAFTRPIYVVPIVMVAKRSSGLLPDVKSLQGKRVGVLQASSQEDFLKRHWANAGVSIVSYADQDQVYADLVAGRLDAAVQEAQTVQDGFLNKPAGHDYAIAGQPLSDPATLGEGTGFGLRKGDRALAGKIDAALDALKKDGTLSALSQKYFKRDIIAK, encoded by the coding sequence ATGCTTCAGAAGCTTTCACTTTCCGTTTTCGTCGCTGCTGCGTTGCTCGGTTCGGTCGGCACCGTCAGCGCGGAGACTCAAAACACCTTGCGTTTCGGCATCGAAGCCGCGTACCCGCCGTTCGAAAGCAAGTCGCCGACGGGGCAACTGGAGGGCTTCGACGTCGACGTCGGCAACGCCGTCTGCGCGAAGATGGGCGTGAAATGCGAGTGGGTCGAGAATGCATTCGACGGGCTGATTCCCGCCTTGCAGGCCCGCAAGTTCGACGCGATCAATTCGGCCATGAACATCACCGACAAGCGCAAGCAGACGATCGCTTTCACGCGGCCCATTTATGTCGTGCCGATCGTGATGGTCGCGAAGCGTAGTTCGGGTTTGCTGCCTGACGTGAAGAGTCTGCAGGGCAAACGCGTGGGCGTGCTGCAGGCGTCGTCGCAGGAAGACTTTCTGAAGCGCCATTGGGCGAATGCCGGCGTGTCGATCGTCTCTTATGCCGACCAGGATCAGGTGTACGCCGACCTCGTGGCCGGTCGCCTCGATGCCGCCGTTCAGGAAGCGCAGACTGTTCAGGACGGTTTCCTGAACAAGCCCGCGGGCCACGACTACGCGATTGCCGGCCAGCCGCTCAGCGATCCGGCGACGCTCGGCGAAGGCACCGGCTTCGGCCTGCGCAAGGGCGACCGCGCACTGGCCGGGAAAATCGATGCCGCACTCGACGCGCTGAAGAAAGACGGCACGCTCAGCGCGCTTTCGCAGAAGTACTTCAAACGCGACATCATCGCCAAATAA
- a CDS encoding ornithine cyclodeaminase family protein: protein MSKTDKAVPLIVDEETVRNALPHLDVREALTQMFRALGNDAAVQPPQTLTPFPGGAGDFITYLGAMASAKVFGAKLSPYIVTPSRPVITAWTALMSMETGQPLMWCDAGLLTVERTAGATALAVEHLAAPNAQTLAIIGSGAVGQAHLRHLASVRPWHSIQVFSPDLKDNAAKRATLMALDERVAVCTALEDCVRDADVVALCTSSGTPVLLEGMLGKPALITSISTNATNAHEIPPSWIPAMDVYCDYRQTTPASAGEMKLAAERHGWSAENVVADLPELVSGVAQKPSYRQHAFFRSIGLGLEDVAIAFELFRHLTRRDA from the coding sequence ATGAGCAAGACAGACAAAGCCGTTCCGTTGATCGTCGATGAGGAAACCGTTCGCAACGCCCTGCCTCATCTCGACGTGCGCGAGGCGTTGACGCAGATGTTTCGCGCGCTTGGCAACGACGCCGCCGTGCAGCCGCCGCAAACGCTCACGCCATTTCCAGGCGGCGCTGGGGACTTCATTACGTATCTCGGCGCGATGGCGAGCGCCAAGGTATTCGGCGCGAAACTGTCGCCGTATATCGTTACGCCCAGCAGGCCGGTCATTACCGCGTGGACCGCGCTGATGTCGATGGAAACGGGACAGCCGTTGATGTGGTGCGATGCCGGCCTGCTTACGGTCGAACGCACGGCCGGCGCAACGGCGCTTGCCGTCGAACACCTCGCCGCGCCCAATGCGCAAACGCTTGCGATCATCGGTTCGGGCGCGGTAGGTCAGGCGCATCTGCGGCACCTGGCGTCAGTCCGCCCTTGGCATTCGATTCAGGTGTTTTCACCCGACCTCAAGGACAACGCGGCGAAGCGCGCCACGCTTATGGCGCTCGACGAGCGCGTCGCCGTTTGCACCGCACTCGAAGATTGCGTGCGCGATGCCGATGTAGTCGCCTTGTGTACTTCATCGGGCACGCCCGTGCTGCTCGAAGGCATGCTCGGCAAGCCGGCGCTCATTACGTCGATCAGCACCAACGCCACGAACGCACACGAAATTCCACCCTCGTGGATTCCCGCCATGGACGTCTATTGCGATTACCGGCAGACCACGCCGGCCAGCGCGGGAGAAATGAAATTGGCCGCCGAGCGACACGGCTGGTCCGCGGAAAACGTGGTGGCCGATTTGCCGGAGCTGGTGTCGGGCGTCGCGCAAAAGCCGTCCTATCGGCAACACGCTTTTTTCCGCTCGATCGGACTGGGACTCGAAGACGTGGCCATCGCGTTCGAACTTTTCAGGCATCTGACGCGGCGGGATGCATGA
- a CDS encoding helix-turn-helix transcriptional regulator, giving the protein MRKTKTTAARRLLLDRYSRVADGIALLFFPYVEIVIHDLQSQTVAYIANNLSKRELGDESALEEMDHTAESGTVGPYEKINWDGRRMRCVSTVLFDDAETAIGVMCVNYNIAVFEDVKHVIDRVISGAGVVKQPEELFKDDWQERINTFLHAWLQERQLALNSLTRDHRRELVEALWAEGAFKGKSAANYVANVLGMGRATVYQHIRDLRGAAA; this is encoded by the coding sequence ATGCGAAAGACCAAGACCACGGCCGCCCGCCGGCTGCTTCTGGATCGATACAGCCGTGTCGCCGACGGCATCGCGCTGCTGTTTTTCCCGTACGTCGAAATCGTCATTCATGACTTGCAAAGCCAGACGGTTGCTTACATAGCCAACAACCTGTCCAAGCGCGAGCTCGGCGACGAGTCGGCGCTGGAAGAAATGGACCATACGGCCGAGTCCGGCACCGTCGGCCCCTATGAAAAAATCAACTGGGACGGCAGGCGGATGCGCTGCGTCAGCACGGTCCTGTTCGACGACGCCGAGACCGCCATCGGCGTGATGTGCGTGAACTACAACATCGCGGTATTCGAGGACGTGAAGCACGTGATCGACCGCGTCATTTCCGGCGCCGGCGTGGTGAAGCAACCCGAGGAACTCTTCAAGGACGACTGGCAGGAGCGCATCAACACGTTCCTTCACGCCTGGCTGCAGGAGCGTCAACTGGCGCTGAACTCCCTGACTCGCGACCATCGCCGCGAACTGGTCGAAGCGCTGTGGGCCGAGGGCGCGTTCAAAGGCAAAAGCGCCGCGAATTACGTGGCGAACGTACTCGGAATGGGGCGCGCCACCGTCTATCAACACATCAGGGATTTGCGAGGCGCGGCGGCCTGA
- a CDS encoding sigma-54 interaction domain-containing protein yields the protein MSYPPVVPFAHDKADSGAFVGGAPAFRQLVRMIDRVAPTDHPLLIFGPTGSGKELVARRVHAHSQRQDQPFVDVNCGAIPENLVEAELFGHVKGAFTGAAENRQGLFQQVGKGTLLLDEIGELPLALQPKLLRVLETRTFRPIGSSTSLHFAGRVVAATHRDLRELAREGLFREDLFYRLAVFVLAVPGLEQRIEDIPALVTHFAAQHARRLEFSPAAIRRLCQHSWPGHIRQLRNLISQLSVLAENTLIDVDSLEPFLANETSGPVSRASLADMLLQLEGRDKLAAAEDLLIDRALERTSGNKSAAASMLGVGRKTIERRLKSREEHHREARKCLEHASALIEESKFAEAIPLLRRCLDLLQTPHEQEAVRRLQFDAYRLLGMSLRSVHGWLYAEATACYAAALMVGEGVCEPAEIAAIQFGIWTTQLTTLQLKQARGTAQNMLERAQNGGDRVSLDEAHVAMTNTLFWLGDSEEALACLARGNLLGVGRNDIRTGSQGIDLASLALTFEGLAAYQIGAFGQARRAMEMLILRASEPGAHALAHAVNLQGAAWLACLFDDVDRLGHLASELESVSIANGFAFYRGVGQVLRACHLSALGHSDEAETVMLDGYDNHVVCNGGALFYSFKTWQHGELLLRAGRAKICEAILATAIDETLARQERVYLGELLVTRARAQWALGDVNAAELGLRTALSTALAFGSVPARVDAARYLADLLRSTGRGAEAIDTLERGLRSLTTDPTTRVTSAANLLAELQLDASFNLDSKGLANGI from the coding sequence ATGAGTTACCCCCCTGTCGTTCCGTTTGCCCACGACAAGGCTGATTCGGGCGCCTTCGTGGGCGGCGCCCCGGCGTTTCGCCAACTGGTCCGGATGATCGACCGGGTCGCCCCGACCGATCATCCTTTGCTCATCTTCGGCCCGACGGGTTCGGGTAAGGAACTGGTCGCGCGCCGGGTGCATGCGCACAGCCAGCGCCAGGATCAGCCGTTCGTCGACGTCAACTGCGGCGCGATTCCCGAGAACCTCGTCGAAGCCGAACTGTTCGGGCATGTGAAAGGCGCGTTCACCGGCGCGGCCGAAAACCGCCAGGGACTTTTTCAGCAGGTCGGCAAGGGCACGCTGCTGCTCGATGAAATCGGCGAACTGCCGCTCGCGTTGCAACCGAAACTGTTGCGCGTGCTTGAAACGCGGACCTTCCGTCCGATCGGCTCGTCCACCAGCCTGCATTTCGCGGGGCGCGTCGTCGCCGCGACCCATCGCGACCTGCGCGAACTCGCGCGTGAAGGGCTATTCCGCGAAGATCTGTTCTACCGTCTCGCGGTGTTCGTGCTCGCCGTCCCCGGACTCGAGCAGCGCATCGAGGACATCCCGGCGCTCGTCACCCACTTCGCAGCGCAGCACGCGCGCCGTCTCGAGTTTTCGCCGGCCGCCATCCGGCGGCTTTGCCAGCATTCGTGGCCGGGCCATATCCGGCAATTGCGCAATCTGATCAGCCAGTTGAGCGTGCTCGCCGAAAACACGCTGATCGATGTCGACTCGCTCGAGCCGTTTCTTGCCAACGAAACCAGCGGTCCGGTGTCGCGCGCGAGTCTCGCCGACATGCTGTTGCAACTCGAAGGCCGCGACAAGCTCGCCGCCGCCGAAGACCTGCTGATCGACCGCGCGCTCGAGCGCACCAGCGGCAACAAGAGCGCGGCCGCCAGCATGCTCGGCGTGGGGCGCAAGACCATCGAGCGGCGGCTGAAGTCGCGCGAGGAACATCACCGGGAAGCGCGCAAGTGTCTCGAACACGCGAGCGCGCTGATCGAGGAGTCGAAGTTCGCGGAAGCGATTCCATTGTTGCGCCGCTGCCTCGATCTGCTGCAGACGCCTCACGAACAGGAAGCCGTGCGCCGTCTGCAGTTCGACGCCTACCGGCTGCTCGGCATGAGCTTGCGCAGCGTGCACGGCTGGCTTTATGCGGAGGCCACCGCCTGCTACGCCGCCGCGCTGATGGTGGGCGAAGGCGTCTGCGAGCCCGCCGAGATCGCCGCGATCCAGTTCGGCATCTGGACCACGCAACTGACGACGCTCCAACTCAAGCAGGCGCGCGGCACCGCGCAGAACATGCTGGAGCGCGCACAGAACGGCGGCGACCGGGTCTCGCTCGACGAAGCCCACGTCGCGATGACCAACACCCTCTTCTGGCTCGGCGACAGCGAGGAAGCGCTGGCCTGTCTCGCGCGCGGCAACCTGCTCGGCGTGGGGCGCAACGACATCCGTACCGGCTCGCAAGGAATCGATCTTGCCAGCCTCGCGTTGACTTTCGAAGGTCTGGCCGCGTATCAGATCGGCGCTTTCGGGCAGGCGCGGCGCGCCATGGAAATGTTGATCCTGCGCGCGTCCGAACCGGGTGCGCACGCGCTCGCTCATGCCGTCAACCTGCAGGGCGCCGCCTGGCTCGCCTGCCTGTTCGACGACGTGGACCGGCTCGGCCATCTCGCGAGCGAACTCGAATCGGTGTCGATCGCGAACGGCTTCGCGTTCTATCGCGGCGTCGGCCAGGTGCTGCGCGCCTGCCACCTCAGCGCGCTCGGCCATTCCGACGAAGCGGAAACCGTCATGCTCGACGGCTACGACAACCATGTCGTGTGCAACGGCGGTGCGCTGTTCTATTCGTTCAAGACATGGCAGCACGGCGAACTGCTGCTGCGCGCCGGCCGCGCGAAGATCTGCGAGGCGATTCTCGCCACCGCGATCGACGAGACCCTCGCCCGCCAGGAGCGCGTCTATCTGGGCGAACTGCTGGTCACCCGGGCGCGCGCGCAATGGGCGCTCGGTGACGTGAACGCCGCCGAACTCGGTCTGCGCACCGCGCTGTCCACCGCGCTCGCGTTCGGTTCGGTGCCCGCGCGTGTGGACGCCGCGCGCTATCTCGCCGATCTGCTGCGCTCCACCGGCCGCGGCGCCGAAGCCATCGACACACTCGAGCGCGGCTTGCGCTCGCTGACCACGGATCCGACGACTCGCGTCACCAGCGCCGCGAATCTGCTTGCCGAACTTCAGCTGGATGCGTCTTTCAACCTCGACAGTAAAGGACTCGCAAATGGCATATGA
- a CDS encoding DUF917 domain-containing protein, with translation MAYELRRKDLEPLLLGAAFFGSGGGGTIESARHLAEHFVTGDYYPTDTVKVVSVDEATEGAAVMVAYLGAPEAINSATYPLGPVTAVQNVQARLASQSTKLAYVMPPESGALGFTVAALVAAKLGLAVIDADGAGRAVPSLPMLTFAAAEIDPRPAFLVSQGGLCVELDVTPRNSNQGGPTHQRDVSAIVEQMMRPVVADPEFGQFGGLAMWVMKPAEIRRATPIHGTLTRALELGRALQAGRIGSAQQMIGYLAEHCGIAARAISEPGELVSAEVDTSGGFDVGKVHIQAGQRTYTVLYQNESLLAWDSANPQPIVLSPDSVAYFVGGEGQAIFSNGDLLQDDGSLNPVIGKRPVTLIAWRAEAELRKPGLILDSFMQLLNTLGYLGPYVPLETLHAARKGEAA, from the coding sequence ATGGCATATGAATTACGCCGGAAAGATCTGGAACCGCTGCTATTGGGGGCAGCGTTCTTCGGTAGCGGCGGCGGCGGCACGATCGAATCCGCGCGGCATCTCGCCGAGCATTTCGTGACCGGTGACTATTACCCCACCGACACGGTCAAGGTCGTGTCGGTCGACGAGGCCACCGAAGGCGCGGCCGTCATGGTCGCCTACCTCGGCGCGCCCGAAGCGATCAACTCCGCGACCTATCCGCTCGGCCCCGTGACGGCCGTGCAGAACGTTCAGGCCCGGCTCGCCTCGCAATCGACGAAGCTCGCCTACGTGATGCCGCCGGAAAGCGGCGCGCTGGGCTTCACGGTGGCGGCGCTGGTGGCGGCGAAGCTCGGCCTCGCGGTGATCGACGCCGACGGCGCCGGCCGCGCCGTGCCCTCGCTGCCGATGCTCACCTTCGCGGCCGCCGAGATCGATCCGCGCCCGGCGTTTCTGGTGAGCCAGGGCGGCCTGTGCGTCGAGCTCGACGTCACGCCGCGCAACAGCAACCAGGGCGGCCCGACCCATCAACGCGACGTGTCGGCGATCGTCGAGCAGATGATGCGTCCGGTCGTCGCCGATCCCGAGTTCGGCCAGTTCGGCGGCCTCGCGATGTGGGTGATGAAGCCGGCGGAGATCCGTCGCGCCACACCGATTCATGGCACCTTGACGCGCGCGCTGGAACTCGGGCGCGCGTTGCAAGCCGGCCGGATCGGCAGCGCGCAGCAGATGATCGGCTATCTCGCCGAGCATTGCGGAATCGCCGCGCGCGCCATCTCGGAGCCCGGCGAACTGGTTTCGGCCGAGGTCGATACGAGCGGCGGCTTCGACGTCGGCAAGGTGCATATTCAGGCCGGCCAGCGGACCTATACGGTGCTGTATCAGAACGAGTCGCTGCTCGCGTGGGACAGCGCCAATCCGCAGCCGATCGTGTTGTCGCCGGATAGCGTTGCGTATTTCGTCGGCGGCGAAGGTCAGGCGATTTTCAGCAACGGCGACCTGCTCCAGGACGACGGCTCGTTGAACCCGGTGATCGGCAAGCGCCCCGTGACGCTGATCGCATGGCGTGCCGAAGCCGAGTTGCGCAAGCCCGGCCTGATTCTCGACAGCTTCATGCAGCTGCTGAACACGCTCGGCTATCTCGGGCCCTATGTGCCGCTTGAAACGCTCCACGCCGCACGCAAGGGAGAGGCAGCATGA
- a CDS encoding aspartate/glutamate racemase family protein: MSTPSNSPIRICVLVPVATSAYNDRIMKAIAPVLPSDVQVEIRNITTGHPDIENRTNWLQNGMPVVELAQAIANDGFDGIWLTDFDMCGVEAAREVIDIPIIGGFPAAAFTALALSQRFSIITILQSTLAMQRGHPQTYGIQDNFASIRAIDCPVSQLDNVDVVVVRTFEAALKAIKDDGAQAILLGCTGFVDVASRVSTLLTEALGAYVPVIDPNQAGFSFLVSLVRMKVRPSRLTYSKVSLQS, from the coding sequence ATGAGCACGCCTTCGAACTCGCCTATCCGCATCTGCGTGCTCGTGCCCGTCGCTACGTCGGCCTACAACGACCGCATCATGAAGGCCATCGCGCCGGTCTTGCCGTCGGACGTGCAGGTCGAGATCCGCAACATCACCACGGGGCATCCCGACATCGAGAACCGCACGAACTGGCTGCAGAACGGCATGCCGGTGGTCGAACTCGCGCAGGCGATCGCCAACGACGGCTTCGACGGCATCTGGCTGACCGACTTCGACATGTGCGGCGTCGAGGCCGCGCGCGAAGTGATCGATATCCCGATCATCGGCGGTTTTCCCGCTGCGGCCTTCACCGCGCTTGCGCTCAGCCAGCGCTTCTCGATCATCACGATCCTGCAAAGTACGCTGGCGATGCAGCGCGGTCATCCGCAGACCTACGGCATCCAGGACAACTTCGCGTCGATCCGCGCGATCGATTGCCCGGTCTCGCAGCTCGACAATGTCGACGTGGTGGTCGTTCGCACCTTCGAGGCGGCACTGAAGGCGATCAAGGACGACGGCGCGCAGGCCATTCTGCTCGGCTGCACGGGTTTCGTGGACGTCGCGAGCCGCGTCTCCACGCTGCTCACCGAGGCGCTCGGCGCGTATGTGCCGGTGATCGATCCGAATCAGGCCGGCTTCAGCTTCCTCGTCTCGCTCGTGCGGATGAAGGTCCGTCCCAGCCGGTTGACGTATAGCAAGGTCAGTCTGCAGTCGTAA